The proteins below come from a single Holdemania massiliensis genomic window:
- a CDS encoding chromate transporter — MSILIQLFLEFFKIGLFAVGGGLATIPFLHQLAEKYTWFTVETLVDMIAISESTPGAMGVNMATYSGFTTAGIPGSLIATLGLVLPSIVIIIIIAHFLKQFSDSPVVKAIFTGLKPAVAALILCAALNLVNVSVINLSAFQASGNLVDLFPLKNILLFAILLFLTTKIKKHPIVWIALSAAVGVLFQF; from the coding sequence ATGAGCATCCTGATTCAGTTATTCCTGGAATTTTTCAAGATCGGTTTGTTCGCCGTCGGCGGGGGATTGGCAACGATTCCCTTCCTGCATCAGCTGGCTGAAAAATACACCTGGTTTACCGTTGAAACCTTAGTCGACATGATTGCCATCTCAGAATCCACGCCGGGAGCGATGGGTGTGAATATGGCCACCTACAGCGGTTTTACAACAGCCGGCATCCCCGGCTCGCTCATCGCGACCTTAGGTTTGGTTCTGCCGAGCATTGTGATCATCATTATCATCGCACACTTCTTAAAACAGTTCAGTGACAGCCCGGTTGTCAAAGCGATCTTTACCGGTCTAAAACCTGCAGTCGCGGCCTTGATCCTGTGTGCGGCGCTGAATCTGGTCAATGTTTCAGTCATCAATCTCAGTGCCTTTCAAGCCTCCGGCAATCTGGTCGATCTGTTTCCGTTAAAAAACATTCTCTTATTTGCGATCTTGTTATTCCTGACGACCAAAATCAAAAAACATCCGATTGTCTGGATTGCCTTATCGGCAGCCGTTGGTGTTCTGTTTCAGTTTTGA
- a CDS encoding NAD(P)H-dependent oxidoreductase: MMKILVLNGSPRGTSSNTYQLTQAFVEGMKDELKAKLSVKTLTLSELSIESCRGCFSCWTATPGRCVIGDEMAAILEEMLDADWILWSFPLYYYGMPGPVKTVLDRCLPLNLPWIEVGAGGRAVHPRRYPQAQAKTILISTCGFYTVDQNYEALIQQFDLIFGDGLKILCPQGELFARPELRKVTAAYLTHVRQAGREYAVSQAVSAPTLKRLRTPLLPRVQFIALANASWNIANPQEAEDGRASKIRQAERFTQQMAAMYNPVAFDGKEKVLEIYYTDVEVGYQLVLGENCELRALNGGAYTTRVETPLNVWQAIARGEMRGDQAMMEGRYKTLGDLSLLMEWDHYFSGPHAPQSQPDQVQIRKKTNMLLLILPWCCLWTLLPISQNFGGSLAVAAALLLTLAGQKWQLTVYDALSGLLVGGIGLLAVQGGDERLLVPLSYLGFGLLWLVSCGTTIPLSAHYVKENYHGDDALQNPVFMRANRILSCCWGGLYVLSALWTLILMHSGWPQAAILINTLSPMAMGMFTVWFEKWYPAKIARG; the protein is encoded by the coding sequence ATGATGAAAATTCTGGTGCTTAACGGAAGTCCGCGTGGGACCTCAAGCAATACCTATCAACTGACGCAGGCGTTTGTTGAGGGCATGAAAGACGAACTGAAGGCCAAGCTGAGCGTGAAGACCTTGACCCTCAGCGAACTGTCCATTGAATCCTGCCGCGGCTGTTTCAGCTGCTGGACGGCAACGCCGGGGCGGTGCGTGATTGGGGATGAGATGGCTGCGATCCTGGAGGAAATGCTAGACGCCGATTGGATTCTGTGGAGTTTTCCGCTGTATTACTATGGCATGCCGGGACCAGTAAAAACCGTGCTTGACCGCTGTCTGCCGCTGAATCTGCCATGGATTGAAGTCGGGGCTGGCGGCCGGGCAGTTCATCCAAGGCGTTATCCTCAAGCCCAAGCCAAAACGATCTTGATTTCAACCTGTGGTTTTTATACAGTGGATCAGAATTATGAGGCGCTGATCCAACAGTTTGATCTGATCTTTGGGGATGGATTGAAAATTCTTTGTCCGCAGGGTGAGCTCTTTGCCCGTCCGGAGCTGCGGAAGGTAACCGCGGCCTATTTGACACATGTTCGGCAGGCTGGTCGGGAATACGCGGTTTCACAAGCCGTGTCTGCTCCAACGCTAAAGCGGTTAAGGACGCCGCTTTTGCCGAGAGTTCAGTTCATAGCCTTAGCCAATGCCAGCTGGAATATTGCCAATCCGCAAGAAGCAGAGGATGGCCGAGCCTCGAAAATCCGTCAGGCGGAGCGTTTTACGCAGCAGATGGCGGCGATGTACAATCCGGTCGCTTTTGATGGAAAAGAAAAGGTATTGGAGATTTACTATACGGATGTAGAAGTCGGATATCAGCTTGTGCTGGGAGAAAACTGTGAACTTCGTGCGCTGAATGGCGGGGCCTATACGACCCGCGTTGAAACGCCGTTAAACGTCTGGCAGGCGATTGCCCGCGGGGAAATGCGGGGGGATCAGGCAATGATGGAAGGCCGCTACAAAACGTTGGGAGATCTCAGTCTGTTAATGGAATGGGATCATTATTTCAGCGGCCCGCACGCTCCGCAAAGTCAGCCTGATCAAGTTCAGATTAGAAAAAAGACCAACATGCTTCTGTTGATCCTGCCGTGGTGCTGTCTGTGGACGCTGCTGCCGATTTCTCAGAATTTCGGCGGGAGTCTGGCGGTCGCTGCTGCACTCCTATTGACTTTGGCCGGGCAGAAATGGCAGCTGACGGTCTATGACGCGCTGTCCGGGCTGCTTGTCGGCGGAATCGGCTTGCTGGCGGTGCAGGGAGGGGATGAAAGACTGCTTGTTCCTCTCTCCTATCTCGGCTTTGGCCTGTTGTGGCTGGTTTCCTGCGGAACAACGATTCCCCTGAGCGCTCATTATGTGAAGGAAAATTATCATGGGGATGATGCTTTGCAGAATCCGGTATTCATGAGGGCCAATCGCATTCTGTCCTGCTGCTGGGGCGGGCTTTATGTCCTGAGCGCTCTCTGGACTTTAATCCTGATGCATAGCGGATGGCCGCAGGCTGCAATTCTGATCAATACCCTCAGCCCGATGGCGATGGGGATGTTTACTGTCTGGTTTGAAAAATGGTATCCGGCAAAGATTGCCCGCGGTTAA
- a CDS encoding PadR family transcriptional regulator: MALRQGLLGLLNYGEMTGYELAKAFNDSLSYFWQAQTSQIYRELNQMETLGWLQSRIEVQSDKPNKRVYSITPVGKAELQRWLESELPAEMMPTRSEVLLRLFFSAERSPQNNIESLQRLAQAYQAQLRQMEQVGGVIAQYQTLTQAPQDALYWEMTADFGLAYSRMCLDWVNRCMERLKDNHDENSGA; this comes from the coding sequence ATGGCTTTGCGGCAAGGACTGCTTGGCTTGCTGAATTATGGAGAAATGACAGGTTACGAGCTGGCTAAAGCGTTTAACGATTCGCTGTCTTATTTTTGGCAGGCGCAGACAAGTCAGATTTACCGGGAACTGAATCAGATGGAGACCTTAGGCTGGCTTCAGTCGCGGATTGAGGTGCAGTCGGACAAACCGAATAAGCGGGTGTATTCAATAACGCCTGTTGGCAAAGCGGAACTGCAGCGCTGGCTGGAAAGCGAGCTGCCTGCGGAAATGATGCCGACGCGCAGCGAAGTGCTGCTGCGGTTATTCTTTTCGGCTGAGCGATCACCGCAGAACAATATCGAAAGTCTTCAGCGATTGGCGCAGGCTTATCAAGCTCAGCTGAGACAGATGGAGCAGGTTGGCGGAGTCATCGCTCAGTATCAGACGCTGACCCAAGCGCCCCAGGATGCGCTGTATTGGGAAATGACCGCAGACTTCGGACTGGCTTACAGCCGGATGTGTCTGGATTGGGTTAATCGCTGCATGGAAAGGCTGAAGGACAATCATGATGAAAATTCTGGTGCTTAA
- a CDS encoding chromate transporter, with amino-acid sequence MRDYLELFATFSKLGLFTFGGGYAMLPLLESEIVEKKKWATYDEITNYYAVGQCTPGIIAVNVSTFIGYYQKGILGAVVSTFGFVFPSLIIIVIIAAFIQNFASLAIVQHALAGLRVGVCVLVLTSVYKLIKNGVKDSFGVILFIFAFLLSLFTNISVVFITLGAGLFGFLKYKLGGKKA; translated from the coding sequence ATGAGGGATTATTTGGAATTGTTTGCAACCTTCAGCAAGCTGGGGCTGTTCACGTTCGGCGGCGGTTATGCCATGCTTCCGCTGCTGGAATCAGAAATCGTGGAAAAGAAAAAATGGGCGACTTACGATGAAATCACCAATTACTACGCCGTCGGCCAGTGTACGCCGGGCATCATTGCGGTGAATGTATCGACATTTATCGGTTATTATCAAAAAGGGATCCTGGGCGCAGTGGTATCGACCTTCGGCTTTGTTTTCCCCTCGCTGATCATCATCGTGATCATCGCGGCTTTCATTCAGAACTTCGCCAGCCTGGCGATCGTCCAGCATGCGCTTGCCGGCCTGCGCGTCGGCGTCTGCGTCTTGGTGCTGACCTCGGTCTACAAGCTGATTAAAAACGGTGTAAAAGACAGCTTTGGCGTAATCCTGTTTATCTTCGCCTTCCTCTTATCGCTGTTTACGAATATTTCGGTTGTCTTTATTACACTGGGCGCCGGTTTGTTCGGCTTTTTGAAATATAAGCTGGGAGGGAAGAAAGCATGA
- a CDS encoding endonuclease/exonuclease/phosphatase family protein, with amino-acid sequence MTCIKVMTFNLKNDLFFTRKNLRWDTRRQYVRNLIASTSPDIIGVQELSDLMREQLQALLPQYQFVGQARNRRRQFMNEHSDILFLKDRFDLLGEKTFWLSKQPDQAGSRTWTSIFPRICTMVHLKDRETEQVFRVFNTHLDHLLSYTRTFEVRTIISEMQRLQKEATCPLILMGDLNSTLSSPALQLLTMPENRLHLKPVYDSSAMFNTLHYGKGRLKEDRQPIDYIYVSEEFDVHSTRIITTCFNGLYPSDHYPVICHLVKKGNTES; translated from the coding sequence ATGACCTGTATAAAGGTAATGACCTTCAATTTAAAAAATGATTTGTTTTTTACCCGAAAGAATCTGCGCTGGGATACCCGCAGGCAGTATGTCCGCAATCTGATCGCTTCGACCTCTCCCGATATCATCGGCGTCCAGGAGTTAAGCGATTTAATGCGTGAACAGCTGCAGGCGCTTTTGCCGCAATATCAGTTTGTCGGCCAGGCCCGCAACCGCAGACGGCAGTTCATGAACGAACATTCGGATATTTTGTTTCTAAAGGATCGCTTTGATCTGCTGGGCGAAAAAACATTCTGGCTTTCCAAACAGCCGGATCAAGCCGGCAGCCGCACCTGGACAAGCATTTTTCCGCGGATCTGCACGATGGTCCATTTGAAAGATCGTGAAACCGAACAAGTTTTCCGAGTCTTCAATACGCATCTGGATCATCTGCTTTCGTACACCCGGACATTTGAGGTCCGTACGATTATCAGTGAAATGCAGCGGCTGCAGAAAGAAGCGACCTGTCCCCTGATTTTAATGGGGGATCTGAATTCCACGCTGTCCAGTCCGGCGCTGCAGTTATTGACGATGCCGGAGAATCGGCTGCATCTGAAGCCGGTCTATGATTCCTCGGCCATGTTCAATACTCTCCACTATGGCAAAGGCCGGCTGAAAGAAGACCGGCAGCCGATTGACTACATCTACGTCAGCGAGGAATTTGATGTTCATTCGACGCGGATTATCACGACCTGCTTTAACGGATTGTATCCATCGGATCACTATCCAGTCATTTGTCACCTGGTTAAGAAAGGAAACACAGAATCATGA